One Setaria italica strain Yugu1 chromosome II, Setaria_italica_v2.0, whole genome shotgun sequence DNA segment encodes these proteins:
- the LOC101761696 gene encoding metal transporter Nramp1, translated as MDAAQAPAGVVVDVEALAGRRGSAATKEPAWKRFLCHVGPGFMVCLAYLDPGNLETDLQAGANHKYELLWVILIGLIFALIIQSLSANLGVVTGRHLAELCKTEYPRWVRICLWLLAELAVIAADIPEVIGTAFAFNLLFHIPVWVGVLITGSSTLLLLGLQKYGVRKLELLVALLVFIMAACFFIEMSIVKPPSEEVIHGLFVPSLSGSGATGDTVALLGALVMPHNLFLHSALVLSRNTSSSVRGIKDACRFFLFESGIALFVALLINICIISVSGTVCNSRNLSPDDSAKCSDITLDSSSFLLRNVLGKNGAVVYGVALLACGISSTITGTYAGQYIMQGFLDIKMKQWLRNLMTRSIAIVPSLIVAIIGGSSGAGHLIIIASMILSVELPFALIPLLKFSSSSNKMGENKNSIYIIGFSWILGFIIIGINIYFLSSKLVGWILHNKLPIYTNVLIGIIMFPLMLLYISAVIYLTFRKDTVKFASRGELQAIETDKSKVANDSSNEENKEDLV; from the exons ATGGACGCCGCGCAGGCGCCTGCGGGAGTGGTGGTCGACGTCGAGGCGCTCGCCGGACGGAGAGGGAGCGCCGCGACTAAG GAGCCAGCATGGAAAAGGTTTTTGTGCCACGTTGGACCAGGATTCATGGTATGCTTGGCCTACCTTGATCCCGGAAACT TGGAAACAGATTTGCAGGCTGGAGCCAATCACAAATATGAG CTCCTCTGGGTGATCCTGATTGGCCTCATCTTCGCACTAATTATCCAGTCACTATCTGCTAATCTAGGAGTAGTCACAG GGCGGCATCTTGCCGAGCTATGCAAGACGGAATATCCAAGATGGGTTAGAATCTGCCTATGGCTGCTGGCAGAGTTAGCTGTGATTGCTGCAGATATCCCAGAAG TTATAGGGACAGCTTTTGCTTTCAACCTCTTGTTCCACATCCCTGTATGGGTGGGGGTTCTCATCACCGGCTCAAGCACACTTCTCCTCCTTGGACTGCAAAAATATGGG GTTAGGAAACTGGAGCTTTTAGTTGCGCTATTGGTGTTCATCATGGCAGCATGCTTCTTCATAGAGATGAGCATAGTGAAGCCTCCTTCAGAGGAGGTTATCCACGGACTATTTGTACCGAGTTTAAGTGGTTCTGGTGCTACTGGAGACACTGTAGCCCTTCTTGGGGCTCTTGTGATGCC GCATAATCTATTCCTGCACTCTGCCCTGGTACTGTCAAGGAACACGTCCTCATCAGTAAGAGGAATCAAG GATGCTTGCAGGTTCTTTCTTTTTGAAAGTGGCATAGCTCTGTTCGTGGCACTTCTCATCAACATCTGTATCATCTCTGTCTCTGGAACCGTCTGCAACTCAAGGAACCTCTCACCGGATGACTCTGCAAAATGCAGTGACATCACCTTAGACTCATCATCCTTCCTCCTCAGG AATGTGCTAGGCAAGAACGGTGCAGTTGTGTATGGTGTGGCACTCCTGGCTTGTGGAATAAGCTCAACCATCACTGGCACTTACGCCGGGCAATACATCATGCAG GGTTTCTTGGACATCAAGATGAAACAGTGGCTGAGGAACTTGATGACTCGTAGTATTGCCATAGTACCAAGCTTAATCGTTGCCATCATCGGTGGGTCCAGCGGTGCTGGTCATCTCATCATCATCGCATCG ATGATACTGTCCGTTGAGCTCCCATTTGCTCTCATCCCACTTCTTAAGTTCAGCAGTAGTAGCAACAAGATGGGTGAAAATAAGAACTCCATCTAT ATTATTGGGTTCTCGTGGATCCTGGGATTTATTATTATTGGGATAAACATCTACTTCCTCAGCTCAAAACTAGTTGGCTGGATCCTCCACAACAAACTTCCGATTTACACTAACGTGCTTATCGGCATCATCATGTTCCCTCTCATGCTGCTCTACATTTCTGCCGTGATCTACCTGACGTTCAGGAAGGACACTGTCAAGTTTGCGTCTCGCGGTGAGCTGCAGGCCATTGAAACTGACAAATCAAAGGTTGCCAATGATAGCAGCAATGAGGAAAACAAGGAGGATCTTGTTTAG
- the LOC101777095 gene encoding BTB/POZ domain-containing protein At4g08455: protein MWCQSCKEEYEEEDAGTCKECYEEASETEEELKREIDDLRSRLHFLRLPSPTLDAASAPHSDLLLHAIPSCSSSGAGGDGDAARVPDTPAVPAHRVILASRSPVFRAMLENEMEESRSGIIKIYDVSYDVLRAFVHYMYTAEALLDEQMASDLLVLAEKYEVKHLKAYCEKFITSKVNNDNAITHYAFAHRHSAKQLLESSLSVLMDNMSTLADREEYKELVEKDPRLVVEIYEAYLNRQVNTAAGKDTDCSGRK, encoded by the exons ATGTGGTGCCAGTCGTGCAAGGAGGAgtacgaggaggaggacgcggggACCTGCAAGGAGTGCTACGAGGAGGCCAGCGAGACGGAGGAGGAGCTCAAGCGCGAGATCGACGACCTCCGATCCCGCCTCCacttcctccgcctcccctcccctacCCTCGACGCCGCATCCGCCCCGCACTccgaccttctcctccacgccataccctcctgctcctcctccggggcggggggcgacggcgacgccgcgcgcGTCCCCGACACGCCCGCCGTCCCCGCCCATCGCGTCATCCTC GCCAGCAGATCTCCAGTTTTCAGAGCGATGCTTGAGAATGAGATGGAAGAAAGCAGGAGTGGCATCATCAAAATCTATGATGTGTCATATGACGTCCTTCGTGCATTTGTCCATTACATGTACACAGCAGAAGCTCTTCTAGATGAACAAATGGCATCTGATCTCTTGGTGTTGGCTGAGAAGTACGAAGTAAAGCACCTGAAGGCCTACTGTGAGAAGTTCATAACATCCAAAGTGAACAACGATAATGCCATTACCCACTACGCTTTTGCGCATCGCCACAGTGCAAAGCAGCTGCTGGAGTCCTCCCTTTCTGTGCTCATGGACAACATGTCCACACTTGCAGATAGGGAAGAATACAAGGAGCTTGTCGAGAAGGACCCAAGGCTCGTCGTGGAGATCTATGAAGCCTATCTCAACCGACAAGTCAACACTGCAGCTGGGAAGGACACAGATTGTAGTGGTAGGAAGTGA